The following nucleotide sequence is from Pseudofrancisella aestuarii.
GTCTTCTAACTGTTACAGTTGCTGGTTTAGTAATGGCGAATATGAAAGATCTCAAAATGTCGGATATAGTATCTTTCAAAGAAAACTTAAGTGTCGTGCTCATATCAGTTCTGTTTATAGTTTTAGGTGCTGACATTAACTTTAGTATGATAAAAGACTACTGGGCTGATGTATTACTACTGTTTTTATTCTTGCAGTTTATTTTAAGACCAATCGTAGTCTTTATATGTACAATTCGTTCAAATACTACATGGAAAGAAAGAATAGTTTTAGGGATGGTATATCCTAGAGGTATCGTTGCTGCCTCGGTTGCTGCTTTAGTTGCTATGAAAATAATAAAAGTAGCGCCTGAAGAAGTTGATGCGGCAAATACTTTAGTATTTTTCGTTTTCATGATTATTGTTTTAACGGTTGTTTTTGAAAGCTTATTCGTACCATTTCTTTCTCGTGCTTTAAAAGTTTCTGAACCTGAAGGAAAAGGTTTCTTAATAATAGGTGGGAATAAGTTTGCTAGAGAGCTTGCGGAAATATTTTCTAAACTTGATATTGAACTAACTATTACTGATTCATCTTGGGCGAATGTACAGAAATGTCGCCAGTTAGGATTAAATACTTATTATGGAAGTCCAGTGTCTTTACATGCTGACTGGAATATTAATTTGGTTGGTATAGGCTCGATGTTGGGGCTTTCAACAAGTGAATATGTTAATGCAGTTTCGGCTGTGAAATATGTTCATGAATTTGGTGCTAGTAATATTTTCGTATTAAGGACACCTCAAAAAGAAAGCTATAAAGGAATAGGAGCTATTGAGACTAATATAGCAAATTTACTTTTTGAAGAAGGTATTGATTATAACTATCTTCTTGAAAGACTAAATAATGGTGCAAGGATTAAGAGTACAAACATTACTGAGAATTATACGCTTGATAATTTCCTTTCAGATAATCGAAATTCAGTACCGTTATTTATAGTTGATGAAAATGGATATGTCCAACCTTTTGTGAAAAACAGAAAAATAAAACCTGTGAGTTTTAGTTTAATTTCTTTAAGTGATAACTAAAGGAGAAAGCCTTTATGTCAAACATCAGAGAATTTTGTGGTATTGCTCCAGATATTAGTGAAACAGCTTATATTGATCAATCTGCTGTAGTTATTGGTAAAGTAGTTATTGGAGAAGATGCTTCTGTCTGGCCACAAGTGAGTGTGAGAGGAGATCTTTTAAAAATCACTATAGGTAAAGGAACTAATATACAAGATTGTAGTACATTACACACTACAGAATATCCTAGAAATTCAGGTGAAGGTTTTGCATTAAGCATTGGTGAAAATGTGACTATTGGTCACGGAGTGGTTTTGCATGGATGTGAGATAAAAGACAATTCTTTGATTGGAATGGGTGCTATAGTTCTTGATGGAGCTGTTGTTGAAAAAGAAGTTCTCGTTGGAGCAGGTAGTTTAGTACCTCCAGGAAAAGTTTTGGAGTCAGGATATATGTATTTAGGCTCTCCAGTAAAGAAAATAAGATTATTAACACAAGAAGAAAAAGAAGATATATTAGCTAATGCAAAGAATTATGTTTCTACAAAAAATAAATATAAAGCTTAATTTTTTTATAGTTCTAGTAACTTTATTGTTAACCGCATGCGCGACAGTTAAAAGTGATTCAATACCTGTTGAAGAAACATCTCAATCATTTAATAAGGTGACATTAAAAGATCAGCTAGATAATTTGTCAAAATGGCAGGCTAGTGGAGTTATAGGTATTCGATATGATAATAAAGCAGATTCTGCTAATTTCATATGGAATCAAGATGGAAATGATTATCATCTAAAAATATATGGACCTCTTGGTATGGGTGCAATAAGTGTTATAGGAGATGGTAAATCTGTATCATTAGTTGATAGTAAGGGAGATGTAACAAAATCTAAAGATATTAGCTCTCTTTTAGCAGAAAAATTTGGTTGGTATATTCCTATGGAGGGTCTTAAATATTGGATAAAAGGAACATATGTTTCAAGAGAAACTAAAGAGGTAGGTTACTCTAAGTTGGGATTGGTTGACAATTTAAAACAGTCAGGTTGGGAGATAACTTATAAAAACTATATGTTAATTAATAAAAAAGTTCCCCTACCAACAAAAATAGTTTTATCTAGAGATGATTTGACTTTAAAAATAGTGATTAAGTCGTGGCAAGTATGAGAGGTAGGGAATATTTATCATTTGCCAAAATAAATCTCTTTTTACATGTTTTAGATAAAAGAGATGATGGATATCATAATCTTCAAACATGGTTTCAATTTATTGATTTAAAAGATAGGTTGTATTTTGAATTTAATAACTCAAATTTAATAACTATAAAAAGCAATAAGACAATAAGTTCTGAGAAAGATAATTTAGTTTATAAAGCAATAAGGCTATTTCAAGAGACGTATGCTATATCGGCTATAGGTTTAGATGTGTTTATTGAAAAGAATATTCCAATGGGAGCTGGATTGGGTGGCGGTAGCTCAAATGCTGCTGTAACACTTATGGCAATGAGAGATAAATATAGACCAGATATTTCAAATGCGGATATGCTTGATTTAGGTAAAAAGTTAGGTGCAGATGTTCCTATTTTTTTATTTGGGAAGTCAGCATGGGCTGAGGGTATTGGTGAGAAGCTATTTTCAAAAAACTATAAAGAACAATATGCCCTATTAATAAAGCCAGATATTCATATAAGTACAAAAGAGTTTTTTAATAGCCAGTATTTGGTAAAACATGAGAGCCTAATATCTAGGGAGTTAGACTTGGATAGAAGAGTTATGAAAAATGATTTTGAGGTAGTCTTTTTAAAAATGTTTCCAGAATTTAAAAATAGGCTTTCAGTAGCAGAAGCACAATTTTATATGACTGGTACAGGTTCTTGTTTTTATGTGTTATCTGATAATAAATATCAGCTTGAAAAAGTTGCTACAAAAATAGATAAAGACCTTGACAAATGGCTTGTTAAGACATTAAACTATGTCTACTGACTTTTTCACAAGTCATGTTCATTGTTGGGCTATCGCCAAGCGGTAAGGCAACGGGTTTTGATCCCGTCATCCCCAGGTTCGAATCCTGGTAGCCCAGCCATAAAAAATAATCAAAAAATCACTTTTAACTAAAAGTTTTGAATGCTTTTATATATACTGAATTAAAAATAGATTTAAAGATTTTTGCTTTGGTTTCCATAAATAAACAAATTGGCTGCATATTCCTTATATTAGGAACTTCTTTAGGTGGTGGAATTTTAGCCATCCCTATGCTGCTTTCTTATTTTGGGACAATACCAGGTATTATAATAATGTTTCTTGTATGGCTTTTAATGACATACTCAACCTTGGCTATAGCAGAAGCATGTATGCATTTTGAAAGGGGGATCAGTTTTTTAGGATTGGCTCATAAGACTTTTGGGAAGTTTGGAATTGTTTTAGTATATATATGTTCTTTTGGAATATTATATGGGATGTTAACTGCATATATAGCAGCTATAGGACAAACATATTCTAATATTTTTAACTTTAGTGTTTTATTTTCTCAAATACTTTTCATAATACTTTTTGGCTTTTTCATCCTTAAGGGTACAACTCATGCTGAGTGGCTTAATAGAATATTTCTTTCTATAAAGCTAATTATTATCATTTTTGTACTCGCATTACTTATTTCTCAAGCTAAGTTAGATAATTTAGGTGATTATGAATTATCTAATATTAAAGAGCTTTTTATAGTGATTCCAGTGCTTGCTACTACATTTTCCGCACATGTAATAATTCCAACCATTAGAAATTATGTAGGAGACTATCCTAAAGAATTAAGAAGAATAATTTTAATAGCTTCATTTATCATATTGGCGATATATAGTCTTTGGGTTGTTGCCATATTTGGTAATATTTCGATAAATGAAGGTGATAAAAGCTTTAAGTTCTTTTTAGAAAAAGATTCTATGATGAGTGTTTCAGAGTTTCTAAATATATTAAAAGTGAATCTGGGAAATGGTCTAGTGACTAAGGCATTGTTTGCATTTATAGCAATATCAGTGACTACAGCTTTTATTACACTATCTCTTTCATTAAGAGATCTTATCTTAGATAAATCTAATATTGAGAAATTAAAACCAGTTGTGAAGAATATTTTATTAATTGGGTTACTATTTGGTATACCTATAGTGATAGATTACTGTTTTAATAAAATATTTATAATGGCGTTATCCATAGTTGGTTTATTGGCTTTAATAATGCTTGTTGCTTGCCCATTAAATATGGTGAGAATTCTTAGAAAAAGTGGGCTGAAACTAAAATATAAAATAATGGAAAATAAGTTTATAAACGGTCTCGCACTTGCTGTTTCCTTAATAATTATTTTTCTTCAGCTTTTAGATTATTTATTATAACTATTTTGTAGCTTAAGATATTAACCTAATGGCAAAAGCCTGTTAGAATTATCACCTATACGTGAGAATTTAAGATATAAACATGACAAACGGTTTAATAAATGTAGCTATATTCTTAATTAGTACGATTTTTAGTTTATATGCTTTTATTGTACTATTGAGATTCTTTTTACAGTGGGTAAAAGCAGATTTTTATAATCCTGTTTCTCAAATGATTATGAAAGCCACGAATGTTGTTGTTATGCCCTTAAGAAGAGTGGTGCCAGGATTTTTTCACTTAGACTGGTCGTGTATAGTAGTCGTTTATTTTATCTTTTTAATAGAAAACCTATTAGTAGGTTTG
It contains:
- the ispE gene encoding 4-(cytidine 5'-diphospho)-2-C-methyl-D-erythritol kinase, with protein sequence MASMRGREYLSFAKINLFLHVLDKRDDGYHNLQTWFQFIDLKDRLYFEFNNSNLITIKSNKTISSEKDNLVYKAIRLFQETYAISAIGLDVFIEKNIPMGAGLGGGSSNAAVTLMAMRDKYRPDISNADMLDLGKKLGADVPIFLFGKSAWAEGIGEKLFSKNYKEQYALLIKPDIHISTKEFFNSQYLVKHESLISRELDLDRRVMKNDFEVVFLKMFPEFKNRLSVAEAQFYMTGTGSCFYVLSDNKYQLEKVATKIDKDLDKWLVKTLNYVY
- the lolB gene encoding lipoprotein insertase outer membrane protein LolB; this encodes MQRIMFLQKINIKLNFFIVLVTLLLTACATVKSDSIPVEETSQSFNKVTLKDQLDNLSKWQASGVIGIRYDNKADSANFIWNQDGNDYHLKIYGPLGMGAISVIGDGKSVSLVDSKGDVTKSKDISSLLAEKFGWYIPMEGLKYWIKGTYVSRETKEVGYSKLGLVDNLKQSGWEITYKNYMLINKKVPLPTKIVLSRDDLTLKIVIKSWQV
- a CDS encoding gamma carbonic anhydrase family protein, translated to MSNIREFCGIAPDISETAYIDQSAVVIGKVVIGEDASVWPQVSVRGDLLKITIGKGTNIQDCSTLHTTEYPRNSGEGFALSIGENVTIGHGVVLHGCEIKDNSLIGMGAIVLDGAVVEKEVLVGAGSLVPPGKVLESGYMYLGSPVKKIRLLTQEEKEDILANAKNYVSTKNKYKA
- a CDS encoding amino acid permease, translating into MVSINKQIGCIFLILGTSLGGGILAIPMLLSYFGTIPGIIIMFLVWLLMTYSTLAIAEACMHFERGISFLGLAHKTFGKFGIVLVYICSFGILYGMLTAYIAAIGQTYSNIFNFSVLFSQILFIILFGFFILKGTTHAEWLNRIFLSIKLIIIIFVLALLISQAKLDNLGDYELSNIKELFIVIPVLATTFSAHVIIPTIRNYVGDYPKELRRIILIASFIILAIYSLWVVAIFGNISINEGDKSFKFFLEKDSMMSVSEFLNILKVNLGNGLVTKALFAFIAISVTTAFITLSLSLRDLILDKSNIEKLKPVVKNILLIGLLFGIPIVIDYCFNKIFIMALSIVGLLALIMLVACPLNMVRILRKSGLKLKYKIMENKFINGLALAVSLIIIFLQLLDYLL
- a CDS encoding cation:proton antiporter, producing MHSSNYITMSAGLILLFAIVSQYLSWRLKLPSILFLILSGILLGPISEVILSDGFRLVDGNIIFGKALPPFVSICVAIILFEGSLSLNFQKIKHVSRVVFLLITLGIGLTVVLTALFCYKLLGLSMEMSLLVASITCVSGPTVVPPLMRTIRPRKHVASILHWESIIVDPIGALIVVFIMSWLFASANIIGDFIGYIVWACTLGLFSGLAFGYFIGVSFRKHYIPEYLKSFFVLAVTIVSFIITDAVIHGAGLLTVTVAGLVMANMKDLKMSDIVSFKENLSVVLISVLFIVLGADINFSMIKDYWADVLLLFLFLQFILRPIVVFICTIRSNTTWKERIVLGMVYPRGIVAASVAALVAMKIIKVAPEEVDAANTLVFFVFMIIVLTVVFESLFVPFLSRALKVSEPEGKGFLIIGGNKFARELAEIFSKLDIELTITDSSWANVQKCRQLGLNTYYGSPVSLHADWNINLVGIGSMLGLSTSEYVNAVSAVKYVHEFGASNIFVLRTPQKESYKGIGAIETNIANLLFEEGIDYNYLLERLNNGARIKSTNITENYTLDNFLSDNRNSVPLFIVDENGYVQPFVKNRKIKPVSFSLISLSDN